The sequence below is a genomic window from Arthrobacter sp. U41.
CCCGGGGCGCGGGGAGGTCCGCCTTCGGATCATGGTCTCCGCGGTGAACCCCACCGACTGGAAGTCGCGCCGCGGCGCCAAACCGGGCGAGCCGTTGCCCTTCGCGGAGGTTGTGCCGAACCAAGACGGCGCCGGAGTGGTGGACGCCGTCGGACCCGGCGTCGAGCACCTCCACGTCGGCGACAGAGTCTGGCTGGCCTTAGCCGCCTACCAGCGCGCCGACGGCGGGACAGCGCAGGAGTTCGCCGTCCTGCCGGCCGAGCGGGTCTTTCCGCTGCCGCAGAACGCCGGGTTCGACCTCGGCGCAAGCCTGGGTGTTCCTGCGGTCACCGCCCACCGGGCCCTGACCATCGCCGAGGACGGCCCGCGGCGGCTGCACCCGGGAGCGTTGGACGGCAAGGTAGTTCTCGTCGCTGGAGGCGCCGGTGCTGTGGGTCATGCGGCGATCCAGCTCGCCAAGTGGGCCGGCGCCGTTGTGATCACGACCGTGAGCGGACCGGCGAAGGCTGCGCTGGTCACGGCCGCCGGCGCCGATCACGTCATCAATTACCGGGAAAGCCACGCGGCCGCGGAGATCCGCCGGATCGCTCCCGGGGGCGTCGACCAGATCGTGGAGCTGGCGCCCGCGCAGAACGCGGAACTCGACCTGGCTGTGATCCGCAACCGCGGCTCCGTCGCGGTCTACGCCAACAACGGCGGCGATCAGGTGAGCCTGGACGTGCGCAGGCATTTCAGCCTCAACGTCCGCTACCAGTTCGTGTTGCTCTACACCGTTGGCATGGCCGCGGTGCACGCCGCCGCCGAGGACATTAATGCGGCCATCGCCGACGGCGCCCTTCCGGTGGGAGAAGCGGCGGGTCTGCCGCTGCACCGCTTTGACCTGGCTGACACGGCCGCGGCCCACACGGCGGTGGAAGCGAGCATCGTCGGCAAGGTACTGATCGATGTGTCAGCGGGCTAGCCGATGATGCTTAGGGAGCCTCGCGGATCCCCCGGTAGGACGGAATTCCCTGGGGAAAGGCCGGGCGGAAAAACCGGGTCTTCCATGAAACGGAAGGTAAAAGTAAAGTCGCGGCATAGCCAGTGAATCGGACTTCCACCTTCATCCGAGAGCGAGCCCACATGGACCGGCCAGAAAAGCGCGGTGTCCAGCGCCGCAGCATAAATCTAACAACCGTTGTGTGGGGCGTGACGGGATGAGCAGCCCGTCCTCTTCCCGCGCCGCACCAGTGAAGCGCGAGACATTTTCCACGCGAAGGCTGTTCATCCTTTCGGCCATCGGTTCAGCTGTGGGGCTGGGCAACATCTGGCGCTTTCCGTACATCGCCTATGACAACGGCGGCGGCGCCTTCCTGATCCCGTACCTCGTGGCGCTGCTGACGGCGGGCATCCCCCTGCTGTTCCTGGACTATGCCGTGGGGCACAAATTCCGCGGCTCGGCCCCGCTTGCCTACCGCCGGCTCCACCGGGCGGCCGAGCCGCTGGGGTGGTGGCAGGTGCTGGTCTGTTTCGTCATCGCAGCCTATTATGCGGTGATTGTCGCGTGGTCCCTGATGTACACCATCTTTTCCTTCACCGAGGCGTGGGGGGACAACGCCGAAGGCTACTTCTTCGGGACTTTCCTCAAGGTCTCCGAGGCGCCCGGTGTCGGCTTCAATTACGTGCCGTCCGTTTTCTTCCCGCTGCTGCTGATCTGGACCGCTGTCATCATCATCATGGTGGCCGGAATCCGCAAGGGAATCTCGCGCGCCAACTCGATCCTGCTCCCGTTGCTGATGGTGATGTTCTTGCTGCTCGTGGTCCAATCGCTGTTCCTGCCAGGTGCGGCAGAGGGGCTCAACGCCTTCTTCACCCCCGACTGGGCCGCTTTGGCCGATGCGTCAGTGTGGGCTGCGGCGTATGGACACATCTTCTTTTCGCTTTCGGTGGGGTACGGCATCATGGTCACCTACTCCTCCTACCTGAAGCGCAGGACCGACCTGACCGGTTCAGGCATGGTGGTCGCCTTTTCCAATTCGGGATTCGAGATCCTGGCCGGCATCGGCGTGTTCGCCGCACTGGGGTTCATGGCCCAGGCCGCCGGAGCAGGCGTAAACGATGTTGTTACCCAAGGCATCGGGCTGGCGTTCGTAGCGTTCCCCACCATTGTTTCCCAGGCGCCGTTCGGGGCGTTCATGGGGGTGCTGTTCTTTGGATCCCTGGTTTTCGCGGGGGTTACATCGCTGATTTCGGTCCTGGAGGTCATTGTGGCGGCGGTGCAGGACAAGCTGGCGTGGGGGCGGGTCAAGGCGTCAGTGGTGGTCAGCGGGCTGGTCGCGGCCGTGTCGCTGGCCCTCTTCCCGACGGCAACGGGCCTATACCTCCTGGACACCGCCGATGCTTTCGTCAACAGCTTTGGCATCACGCTCGGGGCGCTGGTGACCGTGGTGGTGCTGGCATGGTTCCTGCGCAAGCTTCCCCTGCTGTCAGCCCACCTCAACCGCACTTCGACAATCAAGATGCACCGGACGTGGATGGTGCTGGTGGCCGGTGTGGTGCCGCTTGCGCTGATCTACATGGTGTCCAACGAATTCATCAGCAAGATCTCCACCACCTATGAGGGCTATCCCGCATGGTTTGTGGGCCTGTTCGGCTGGGGCATGGCCGGCGGCCTCGTGGTCCTGGCGCTGGCACTGACGTTCATCCCCTGGAGCCGCAAATCCAAGGCCCACCATGACCCGGAGTATCAATCCATGGTGGACGAGGAAGAAGAGGAGACAGCACGATGACACCCATCGCAGTCACCATGATGATCATTGCCATCCTCACAGTGTGGGGCGGCCTGGCCCTTGCGTTGCTCAACCTCAAGCGTCACCCCGAGGATGAGGGCGCGCTGCCGGAGGAGCACGCACCGGAGCTTTGACCGGCGGATCAAGTGCTACGGATTAGGCATTGCAGGGAGTTCGACAGGCAGGGTCACCCGTGCCCGAGTCTTGCCGGCGCAAGGGCGATGTGTTCACCATCCGGCCGTGCCCGGGCCACCCTTGAACGGACCCACGATCTGCGGGGTGATCCAACCGCCGTAGAAGTCACCTTCCTGGCAGGCCACCTGCTCGCCGTTGACTTCGCAGGAGTCCATGTGTCCCGGGTAGAGAGCCACCCGGGTGCTGAGCGCCTCGAACCCCCGGGTGGGTTCCGGGTAGGTCCACCCGGCACGGGGAACGACGACTCCGCCGGCAACGACGTCGAAGTAGTGCGCTGCTCCCTTGAACTCGCAGAAGCTGGTGCCCTCGACCGGGACGAGTACACCGGCAGGGAATGAGGCCAATGGCAGGTAGTAGACAGGCGGATGACTCGTCTCCAGGACGCGCACTGCATCGGTGGTGTCGGCAATCACCTGCCCGCCAAGCCGCACGATAACCCGTTCGGATCGCGGCTCGACCCTTGGCGGCCGCGGGTAGTCCCACACCGATTCTTGACCGGCCGAGGGTTTGATGGGCTGGGGACGCCGGAAAAAGCCGGGAAAACCTTGAGCAGGAGTCATGTCACCATGCTGTCATCTTCAGCTGGGATGCCACTGTGAATGTCGGGGAAGCTCGCGGCTGGCACATGCCCGCGGTCCCACCGACCGCGCAGGGGTCACACGTGTCGCACCGGGGACGGAGGTAAACACGGTAGCCTGCCAAGGGAGTCCAGGAAGGGGCGGTGCTGTGGACATTCTGAGCGGCGTAAGCGGCGAGTGGTTGAAGTCCCTGACCTGGCTCTTGGCCATTGCCTCAGGGCTGCTGCTGTGTTTTTGGCGGCCGCGCCGCGTTCACGCGGCTGCGCTCGGCTCCGTGCTGGTGTTTGCGGTGGCGAACATCGCAGCGGGCGTCTACGTCCTGTCCCATCTCGGAGATTCACGCTGGGGCGGAGGCGTGGAGGAACGGCTGGAGGCCCCCTCGCTGGCTGATACCCCTGTTGTTGGACAGTTCCTGGGATCCCTGGAGGCGCTCCTGAACGGAGTAGTGGACGGCATGAATGAATTCACCGATATCCGGGCCTCGCTCCCGGTCGCCGTGGAATTCCTGGCAGCAGCCGGCTGGGCCCTGGTTGTCGCCGTGCCCCTGGGCCTGGTGACGCTCGTGGTGAGCTACCGGGACGCCCAGCGCCGTAAGGCCGACTTTGCGAGATTCAGCCTGCAGGTCGAAGAGCTCAGCGCGGAACTCGATGACATCAAGCGCCACCTCGGGTACCCCCACCGGGGTTAGCGCCCAAAATTGCGCGATTACGGGCTGGCCCTGCCTCCCGGGCGCAGCGAAGCCCCTTGGGATCAGTTCAGTGTGCGGCTTGGCCGACGGTCGCTTCCCGTGCCTTCTGGTGGAACCATTCGATGTGCTCGCGTAGCAGGCGGGCCGCGAGTTCCCCATCGTGTGCCTGTACGGCGTCGAAGATCCCGTGATGCTGGGTCCGAAGCGCTGACAAGACGTCCGGCCAGGCTTCCATGGCGTCCATCGCGCCTTTGATGTAGCCGACGATGGATCCGCTGAGGGATTCCATCATGGTGGTGACCACCGCGTTTCCGGCGAGGGAACTCAGCGCGACGTGGAACCGCGCATCCAGTTCATAGAACGCATCCCGGTCGATCTGCGGATTGTCCATGGCGTGCAGCAGCCGGGATGCCTGCTCCAGTTCCTCCTGCGCGTCGGTGCGGGTTGCTGCCGTTTGGGCGGACCAGGTCTCAAGCAGAATGCGGGTCTGAACGATGTCCTTCACCGGTAATCGGCTGCTGGCGACGTGCAGCCGCAGTGCGGACGACAGGCCCGCGGAGGGATCGGAAATGACAATTGCCCCGGCGGTGGGACCGGATCCGACGGAGCTGCGCAGCACGCCCATTGCGTCCAGAATGCGGATGGCTTCCCGCACTGACGCCCGGGAAATCCCGTAGCTTTCGGCCAGCGTGCGTTCGCCCGGAAGCCGGTCCCCGAGCTTGATCTTGCCCGAGCGAAGGTCCGCTTCTATGTCATGCAGGAGCACGTCGTAGGTGCGACGGCGGGGGGTTGCTTCTGCGGCTGTCACGGCATCCTTCCGGGGGTGCGGGCCTGTGGCAGGCCCGCACCCGTTATTGCGGGAGCGGCTGGACGCCGGGGCAGCATCCACCGGACCACCTTACGCAAAGGTGCAGACAGGTTTCAGTTCCGGCCCGTCAGGACCGGGTTGCCTGGTCTGCGGGCTGGTTCGCTTCGCGATGCGGCTTCTGCTTGAGCATCCACCGGACCAGCAGTGCAAGTCCGGCGATCAGCAGGACCAGCATGATGGTGCCGGCATTGAAGCCCAACCCGTGGATGAAGAGGAACGTCATGATTCCAGCCGCAAGGGAGTAGTACATGGTGACAAGGATGGTCTTGCGCAGCAGATCGCCTTCCCTGCCCAACAGGCCCACGGTGGCGGATGCGGCGACGATGTTGTGGATGGCGATGGGGTTGCCGCCGGCGCCGCCCACAGCCTGTCCCGCCACGACCATCTCCGGGGGGACCCCGATTTGGGCGCCGGTGGAGAACTGGAACTGCGCGAAGGTGAGGTTCGACACCGTGTTGGAGCCGGCCACGAACGCGCCCAGGGCGCCAACCCACGGCGCGATGAGCGGCCAGGATCCGCCGGAAATCGCGGCTGCACCTTCGGCCAGCGTGACGGGCATGCTGGAGAGCCCGGAGGCGTTCAGTTCCGGACCGGACTGGATGAGGACGCGGACCAGGGGAACCGCGAAGAGCAGAGCCACCGCCGTGCCGACAATCTGGCTGCCCGAGACCTTGACCGCCTGGAGCATCTGCTTGCCGTTCATCCGGTGCAGGAAGAACGCGAACACCGAGGCGAGGATGAGTACGAAGCCCGGCAGGTAGAACGGCTGGATGCTGGTGCTGATGCCGGTGCCGAGAATGTCCTTGACCGGGATGGCCAGTCCGGTCAGGAAGCTCTTGAGCCCGGGGATCGCCCGGGTAGCTACGAGCAGCAGGCCCATCAGAACGTAGGGAGCCCAGGCCCGCAGCGGGCTCATGGGCGCAGACATGTCGGCGGCCTTGGCCGGCTCGAGAGTACCCATCCACCGCTTGGGCCAACTGGTTCGCGGTCCGAAGTCAAAGGTTTCCTTGGGCATCAGGAATCCGCGGCTGGACGTGTACATGACGAGCGTCAGGCCGATTAGGCCGCCAAACAGCGACGGGAACTCCGGGCCGAGGAACCGGGCGGTAAGGACGGAGGGAATGGTCATGGCAACGGAGGCGTAGATCGCAAACGGCCACACGGCCAGGCCGTCGCGGAAGCGCTTCTCCTGGCCGAAGAACCCCGTCAGCATGCAGACCATGATCAACGGTATGAGCAGGCCCACGATGGCGTGGATCGACGCGACCTGGAATCCGATGGAGGAAACAAACTCCGGCATCGTCAGGCCCAGAACGCTGATGCGTTCGGCAACGGAAGGGTCACCGCCGAGCCCCTGCCCCACACCGACGAGGATGGGAGTGCCCACGGCGCCGAAGCTCACCGGCGTGCTCTGGATGATCAGGCCGACCATCACGGCGGCCATGGCCGGGAAACCCAAGGCCAACAGCAACGGGGCTACAACGGCCGCGGGAGTGCCGAAGCCGGAGGCGCCTTCGATGAAGCTGCCGAAGAGCCAACCGATAATAATGGCCTGAACGCGGCGGTCCGGGGAGATGTTGCTGAACCCTGCCCGGATCGCGGACATTCCGCCGCTCACGGTGAGGGTGGAGAGCAGCAGCAGCGCGCCGAACACAATGTAGAGCAGGGTGCCGGCGGTGATGAGGCCCTCAATCGAGGCGGCGAGCACCCCGGTGAAATCCATCCGCCACACAAAGAGCGCCACCAGCACCGCAATGACGTAGCCAACGGGCATGGCGTATTTGGCCGGCCAGCGGAAGCCGGCCAGGAGGACGCCGACCACAAGGATCGGCGCTAATGCGAGAAGAGCCAGTACGGCTAAGTTGTCCACGGAGTTCCTCCACGTTGAGGGGACGACAGGGGAGTGCTGGTCCGACCACTATGGTCAGACCGGTGAAGTGTAGCGCGTTTATGGCCAGAGTGTGAGCCCTGCCACTTTTATCCCGCCCTTGAAAGTGGCACGCGCTACGTGGTGAACTATGGTCAGACCTCAGTCTCCTAGCCTCCTCGAAAGGGCTGTCATGAGAATTGCCTTGTTCGCCACATGCATCGTCGATGCGATGTATCCGGCCACAGCGCGGGCCACCGTGAAGATTCTGGAGCGGCTGGGGCACGAGGTCGTGTTCCCGTCCGACCAGGCCTGCTGCGGGCAGATGCATGTCAACAGCGGCTACCTCAAGGAAGCGGTCCCCGTCGTCGCCAACCACGTCGCGGCCTTCGACACGGAGGACTACGACGTCGCCGTCGCGCCCTCCGGCTCCTGCGTCGCCTCCGTCAAGCACCAGCATCCGATGGTGGCCCGCTCCTGCGGGGACAAAACCCTGGAAGCCCGGGCCGCCGCGGTCGGCGCCAAAACCTACGAACTCTCCGAACTGCTCGTTGACGTCCTCGGCGTGACCGACGCCGGGGCGCAGCTCGGCTCCTACTTCCCGCACCGCGTCACCTACCACCCCAGTTGCCACGGCATGCGCCTGCTCAAGCTGGGGGACCGGCAGGCCCGGCTGCTGCGCAGCGTCACGGGGATCGACCTGGCGGACCTGCCGGAGGCGGACCAGTGCTGCGGTTTCGGCGGCACGTTCTCGATGAAAAACGCCGATGTCTCCTCAGCCATGCTCGAGGACAAGACCGCCAACATCACCGCGACCGGTGCCCGGCTGTGCGCCGGCGGCGATGCCTCCTGCCTGATGCACATCGGCGGCGGTCTGTCCCGCCAGGGCAGCGACGTGACCACCCTGCACCTGGCCGAACTACTCGCCAGCACCAAAGAGGCCCCGGTGTCCGTCACCGGCGATGTTCTTCTCTCCACCGGAAAGGCAGCGCGATGAGCACCTTCCTGGGCATGCCCGCCCTCCCGGTCTACGGCACGGGCAACCTGCACGCCTCCGAATCCTTCCCGAAGGCGGCGCACCGCGAGCTCGGCAATGCCCAGCTGCGCGCCAACCTCGGCCACGCCACCCGCACCATCCGCGACAAGCGGCTCAAAATGGTTGCCGAACTGCCCGACTGGGAGCAACTTCGCGACGCGGGGTCCGCCATCAAGGAATCCGTGATGGCGCGCCTGCCCGAACTCCTGGAACAGTTCGAGGAGAACTTCACGGCCCGCGGCGGGGTGATCCACTGGGCCCGTGACGCTGGCGAGGCAAACGCAATCGTCGCCGGACTGATCCGGGATACCGGGGAAACCGAAGTGGTCAAGGTCAAGTCCATGGCGACGCAGGAAATCGGCCTCAACGAATACCTCGAAGAGCAGGGGATCACGGCCTTTGAAACGGATCTCGCCGAACTCATTGTCCAGCTCGACCACGACAAGCCCAGCCACATCCTCGTCCCGGCCATCCACAAGAACCGCACCGAAATCCGCGACATCTTCCTGCGTGAAATGCCCGGCGCCGATCCGCAGCTCACCGACGACCCGGCAGTGCTGGCGATGGCCGCGCGCAGCCACCTGAGGCGCAAGTTCCTCACCGCCAAGGTCGCCGTGTCCGGCGCCAACTTCGCACTCGCCGACTCCGGCACCCTCGCCGTCG
It includes:
- a CDS encoding NADPH:quinone reductase codes for the protein MKAIVYRATGDPSVLELVDREIRDPGRGEVRLRIMVSAVNPTDWKSRRGAKPGEPLPFAEVVPNQDGAGVVDAVGPGVEHLHVGDRVWLALAAYQRADGGTAQEFAVLPAERVFPLPQNAGFDLGASLGVPAVTAHRALTIAEDGPRRLHPGALDGKVVLVAGGAGAVGHAAIQLAKWAGAVVITTVSGPAKAALVTAAGADHVINYRESHAAAEIRRIAPGGVDQIVELAPAQNAELDLAVIRNRGSVAVYANNGGDQVSLDVRRHFSLNVRYQFVLLYTVGMAAVHAAAEDINAAIADGALPVGEAAGLPLHRFDLADTAAAHTAVEASIVGKVLIDVSAG
- a CDS encoding sodium-dependent transporter, with translation MSSPSSSRAAPVKRETFSTRRLFILSAIGSAVGLGNIWRFPYIAYDNGGGAFLIPYLVALLTAGIPLLFLDYAVGHKFRGSAPLAYRRLHRAAEPLGWWQVLVCFVIAAYYAVIVAWSLMYTIFSFTEAWGDNAEGYFFGTFLKVSEAPGVGFNYVPSVFFPLLLIWTAVIIIMVAGIRKGISRANSILLPLLMVMFLLLVVQSLFLPGAAEGLNAFFTPDWAALADASVWAAAYGHIFFSLSVGYGIMVTYSSYLKRRTDLTGSGMVVAFSNSGFEILAGIGVFAALGFMAQAAGAGVNDVVTQGIGLAFVAFPTIVSQAPFGAFMGVLFFGSLVFAGVTSLISVLEVIVAAVQDKLAWGRVKASVVVSGLVAAVSLALFPTATGLYLLDTADAFVNSFGITLGALVTVVVLAWFLRKLPLLSAHLNRTSTIKMHRTWMVLVAGVVPLALIYMVSNEFISKISTTYEGYPAWFVGLFGWGMAGGLVVLALALTFIPWSRKSKAHHDPEYQSMVDEEEEETAR
- a CDS encoding methionine/alanine import family NSS transporter small subunit, with translation MTPIAVTMMIIAILTVWGGLALALLNLKRHPEDEGALPEEHAPEL
- a CDS encoding DUF427 domain-containing protein: MTPAQGFPGFFRRPQPIKPSAGQESVWDYPRPPRVEPRSERVIVRLGGQVIADTTDAVRVLETSHPPVYYLPLASFPAGVLVPVEGTSFCEFKGAAHYFDVVAGGVVVPRAGWTYPEPTRGFEALSTRVALYPGHMDSCEVNGEQVACQEGDFYGGWITPQIVGPFKGGPGTAGW
- a CDS encoding FadR/GntR family transcriptional regulator, whose translation is MTAAEATPRRRTYDVLLHDIEADLRSGKIKLGDRLPGERTLAESYGISRASVREAIRILDAMGVLRSSVGSGPTAGAIVISDPSAGLSSALRLHVASSRLPVKDIVQTRILLETWSAQTAATRTDAQEELEQASRLLHAMDNPQIDRDAFYELDARFHVALSSLAGNAVVTTMMESLSGSIVGYIKGAMDAMEAWPDVLSALRTQHHGIFDAVQAHDGELAARLLREHIEWFHQKAREATVGQAAH
- a CDS encoding L-lactate permease, translated to MDNLAVLALLALAPILVVGVLLAGFRWPAKYAMPVGYVIAVLVALFVWRMDFTGVLAASIEGLITAGTLLYIVFGALLLLSTLTVSGGMSAIRAGFSNISPDRRVQAIIIGWLFGSFIEGASGFGTPAAVVAPLLLALGFPAMAAVMVGLIIQSTPVSFGAVGTPILVGVGQGLGGDPSVAERISVLGLTMPEFVSSIGFQVASIHAIVGLLIPLIMVCMLTGFFGQEKRFRDGLAVWPFAIYASVAMTIPSVLTARFLGPEFPSLFGGLIGLTLVMYTSSRGFLMPKETFDFGPRTSWPKRWMGTLEPAKAADMSAPMSPLRAWAPYVLMGLLLVATRAIPGLKSFLTGLAIPVKDILGTGISTSIQPFYLPGFVLILASVFAFFLHRMNGKQMLQAVKVSGSQIVGTAVALLFAVPLVRVLIQSGPELNASGLSSMPVTLAEGAAAISGGSWPLIAPWVGALGAFVAGSNTVSNLTFAQFQFSTGAQIGVPPEMVVAGQAVGGAGGNPIAIHNIVAASATVGLLGREGDLLRKTILVTMYYSLAAGIMTFLFIHGLGFNAGTIMLVLLIAGLALLVRWMLKQKPHREANQPADQATRS
- a CDS encoding (Fe-S)-binding protein; amino-acid sequence: MRIALFATCIVDAMYPATARATVKILERLGHEVVFPSDQACCGQMHVNSGYLKEAVPVVANHVAAFDTEDYDVAVAPSGSCVASVKHQHPMVARSCGDKTLEARAAAVGAKTYELSELLVDVLGVTDAGAQLGSYFPHRVTYHPSCHGMRLLKLGDRQARLLRSVTGIDLADLPEADQCCGFGGTFSMKNADVSSAMLEDKTANITATGARLCAGGDASCLMHIGGGLSRQGSDVTTLHLAELLASTKEAPVSVTGDVLLSTGKAAR